A DNA window from Moorella thermoacetica contains the following coding sequences:
- a CDS encoding TolC family protein, giving the protein MQLRKLNLLLLALFLSYSMIFPAAATAADGKVQKITLQEAVEMALQHDQGVKKAEVEVRSTEALRDNVADNVKSIPPQGWAAPDPVTATKVQATWVNLLSSDLAWRMSKKNLEATRDTLVLKVCKSYWDVQVAQEKLSLQEKLMQQAIKKLQEARAGQRAGTLSPAEIVMAEAQWEQAKKNYEAARQNLNDAYNTFNNLVGLLPEERPLLVDTPDYQPLNINSLDAEVDRVLTESPAVWAAKQQIDIKKWASDIIYDSQGNVIPYKSRQAEVEAAEYDYASAKTAMEKATRALYYQTKSLEESYGTALEALRMAEEALRVEKAKYAAGMSIQTKVFEAEVNVAQAQEAVDELIRNHAYLKLAFEKPWAMQTASGN; this is encoded by the coding sequence GTGCAGTTGCGAAAACTAAATTTGTTGCTTTTGGCGCTTTTCCTGAGCTATAGCATGATTTTCCCTGCTGCCGCAACGGCTGCAGATGGAAAGGTTCAAAAGATAACACTTCAGGAAGCAGTCGAAATGGCGCTGCAACACGACCAAGGCGTTAAAAAGGCTGAAGTGGAAGTACGCAGTACAGAGGCCCTTCGCGATAATGTAGCCGATAATGTAAAAAGCATCCCGCCGCAGGGATGGGCAGCTCCTGACCCAGTTACAGCAACGAAAGTGCAGGCTACCTGGGTAAATCTTTTATCTTCAGATTTAGCTTGGCGCATGAGTAAAAAAAATCTGGAAGCAACCCGGGACACATTGGTTCTAAAAGTCTGCAAGAGCTACTGGGATGTTCAGGTAGCGCAGGAAAAGCTATCCCTTCAAGAAAAGTTAATGCAGCAGGCCATAAAAAAATTGCAGGAGGCCCGTGCAGGGCAGAGAGCTGGTACTTTGTCCCCTGCAGAGATAGTTATGGCTGAGGCGCAGTGGGAACAAGCAAAAAAGAACTACGAAGCTGCACGACAGAACTTAAATGACGCTTACAATACTTTTAACAACTTGGTTGGTCTCCTCCCAGAAGAGAGACCGTTGTTAGTTGACACTCCAGATTATCAGCCGCTGAACATTAATAGCCTGGACGCAGAAGTTGATAGGGTTCTCACTGAATCACCTGCCGTATGGGCGGCGAAGCAGCAAATCGATATCAAAAAGTGGGCATCTGACATCATTTATGATAGCCAAGGTAATGTGATACCTTACAAATCGCGGCAAGCTGAAGTAGAAGCAGCCGAATATGATTATGCCAGTGCTAAAACGGCGATGGAGAAAGCGACACGCGCTCTGTATTACCAAACGAAAAGTTTGGAGGAAAGCTATGGTACGGCCTTAGAGGCATTGCGTATGGCCGAAGAAGCGCTGCGCGTTGAAAAAGCGAAATATGCTGCCGGCATGAGCATTCAAACTAAAGTTTTTGAAGCAGAAGTTAACGTCGCCCAGGCTCAGGAAGCTGTTGACGAGTTAATTCGTAACCATGCTTATTTAAAGCTAGCATTCGAAAAACCCTGGGCTATGCAGACGGCTAGCGGCAATTAA
- a CDS encoding stalk domain-containing protein, protein MLKTRQKWLSIVLAVMFLFTLVPFGAHPALANTQYQTITAIPSFDPGKDEAKNLNLATVYIKIDPALADAEGEAIVEVLDSEGSKLDIKSVDFEGIGSNVSVADATYNPGDKYAKLKVKAGSATAKSELTLKLAVDAKDAAAGDVQVRFSNASGILENGSVVAAVAKGAGVEVSVDKVVAIGDGGGDVTFTVQENTLYGLDNTVGKNTVKFKLPNGFTWEDGSGSVKLVSGQLVDSSGTTITDSNISTVFKVYEDERELQVKVLKGFSYAKDSSSKIRLEVSGTIKVDTSVAKYGDVTVTLGGESTVTPSDVVVANYGDYSASLKSIEVKSIQPGQFDQEIGKFAIDEALPGSLVAGRTIELTLPENVKWEQYPKFSSGDSKNVGSFAIDNFEAVGTSGRTIKAKITQATSGNKPTEIVFKDGKVTAAADFTGKIELTVGGSAGVTGTVVVAEAKAPVTASASSTPSVIIGERGQAAGDLMITESAAEVFQKDLDASDMLIDGASKKLDADPGYLVIKAPEGVRFDVTPTVTVSDGDLEIDTVQRYSDDNMVKIKIKSQSAKASTIKISNIKLTVDRTVPVGDLELKIGGTALVENSMDGFFPDNEWIAKASVAKVITPAPSETQATVKFVIGDKNYNVNGVNYTMDVAPYVDSGRTFVPIRYLANALGVNPENIYFNNDTQSAILLKDGTSVEFTIGSNIMKLGSVSIPMDVAAQVVNGRIMLPARYVANAFGYYNVGYDEATQTVTISK, encoded by the coding sequence TTGTTAAAAACGAGGCAGAAATGGCTTTCAATTGTCCTTGCAGTGATGTTTCTCTTCACCTTGGTGCCTTTCGGCGCCCATCCTGCCCTGGCGAATACCCAGTACCAGACTATAACCGCAATCCCGAGCTTTGATCCCGGCAAAGATGAGGCCAAGAATTTAAATCTGGCGACAGTTTACATTAAAATCGACCCGGCCCTGGCCGATGCGGAGGGCGAGGCCATCGTCGAGGTTTTAGATTCTGAAGGGTCGAAACTCGACATTAAAAGCGTAGATTTCGAGGGGATAGGAAGTAATGTCTCGGTTGCTGATGCAACGTATAATCCAGGTGATAAATATGCAAAATTAAAGGTTAAAGCAGGGAGTGCGACAGCTAAGAGCGAGCTCACCCTTAAATTGGCAGTCGACGCAAAAGACGCTGCCGCCGGCGATGTCCAGGTCCGCTTTTCCAACGCGAGCGGCATTCTGGAGAACGGTTCCGTTGTGGCCGCGGTGGCTAAAGGCGCCGGTGTAGAAGTGTCTGTTGACAAGGTTGTCGCCATTGGTGACGGCGGCGGTGATGTTACTTTTACCGTGCAGGAAAATACCCTCTACGGCCTGGACAACACTGTAGGGAAGAATACCGTTAAATTTAAGCTGCCCAACGGGTTTACTTGGGAAGATGGTAGTGGCAGCGTGAAGCTGGTAAGCGGCCAGTTGGTAGATAGTAGTGGCACTACCATCACTGATTCTAATATATCTACCGTCTTCAAGGTATACGAAGACGAGAGAGAACTGCAAGTGAAGGTGCTAAAAGGGTTTTCTTACGCCAAAGATTCCTCTTCCAAAATCCGCCTCGAAGTCAGTGGTACGATTAAAGTTGACACCAGTGTGGCCAAGTACGGCGACGTAACTGTTACCTTGGGCGGCGAATCCACTGTTACCCCCAGTGACGTTGTTGTGGCCAACTATGGCGACTATAGTGCTTCCCTGAAATCCATAGAGGTTAAAAGCATTCAGCCTGGGCAGTTTGACCAGGAGATTGGCAAATTTGCCATCGATGAGGCTCTACCGGGCTCTCTCGTAGCTGGTAGGACTATTGAGCTGACCTTGCCTGAAAACGTCAAGTGGGAACAGTACCCGAAGTTTTCCAGCGGTGATTCCAAGAACGTAGGGTCGTTTGCAATCGACAACTTTGAAGCGGTGGGTACTAGCGGCCGTACAATTAAGGCTAAAATAACCCAAGCTACCTCTGGCAATAAACCCACTGAAATCGTCTTTAAGGACGGCAAGGTTACCGCGGCAGCTGACTTTACTGGCAAGATCGAGTTGACTGTAGGCGGCTCTGCTGGTGTTACCGGAACGGTCGTAGTTGCTGAAGCTAAGGCCCCGGTGACCGCAAGTGCTTCCAGCACTCCCAGTGTGATCATCGGCGAACGTGGCCAGGCTGCTGGTGACCTTATGATTACCGAGAGCGCTGCCGAAGTTTTCCAGAAAGACCTGGATGCTTCAGACATGCTAATTGATGGCGCATCTAAGAAATTAGATGCCGATCCCGGTTACCTGGTTATAAAAGCTCCTGAGGGTGTACGTTTCGACGTGACCCCGACGGTTACCGTGAGCGATGGCGATCTGGAGATTGATACTGTCCAACGGTACAGCGATGATAACATGGTTAAGATTAAGATTAAGAGCCAGAGCGCTAAAGCTAGCACTATAAAGATCAGTAACATCAAGCTTACCGTGGACCGTACCGTACCCGTGGGCGACCTGGAACTTAAGATCGGCGGTACAGCCCTGGTCGAGAATAGTATGGATGGCTTCTTCCCCGACAATGAATGGATAGCCAAAGCTTCCGTTGCTAAAGTCATTACACCAGCTCCGAGCGAAACCCAGGCGACTGTCAAATTCGTTATTGGGGACAAAAACTACAACGTGAATGGCGTCAATTACACAATGGACGTGGCGCCTTACGTTGACAGCGGCAGGACTTTCGTGCCTATTCGCTACTTGGCCAACGCCTTAGGCGTAAATCCTGAGAACATCTACTTCAACAACGACACACAAAGCGCCATCTTGCTGAAAGATGGTACGTCAGTTGAATTTACCATTGGCAGCAATATAATGAAACTGGGCAGCGTTAGCATCCCCATGGATGTAGCCGCCCAAGTGGTTAATGGTCGCATCATGCTCCCGGCCCGTTACGTAGCTAACGCTTTTGGATATTACAACGTTGGCTATGACGAAGCCACGCAGACCGTAACCATTAGCAAATAA
- a CDS encoding Uma2 family endonuclease, translating to MLLGSSQVYYPPDIPIYNSRDRTRKSRLYLKHGVKEYWLVDPGGGTVEIFTYTPEG from the coding sequence ATGTTGTTAGGAAGCTCGCAGGTTTATTATCCGCCTGATATCCCCATCTACAATTCGCGAGATCGTACACGCAAAAGCCGTCTTTACCTGAAGCACGGCGTCAAAGAATACTGGCTGGTCGATCCTGGAGGGGGTACTGTAGAAATTTTTACATATACCCCTGAAGGCTAG
- a CDS encoding uroporphyrinogen decarboxylase family protein, which produces MLNYHEILATAMFRPINPHVPVVLWAIGQTYAPFAKIPDNEYYADPAKMLEAQVKFYERFPDVLTIPGIWPDLGLMAELGALGAELEFPDDAPPQSRGGAFEDIREVENWEVPDPKKADYTSQTLDYLKYFCKHLPEEPRKKWGFLDGHIFCGGPGEISGLLLGYDKFSYAMYDYPQLVHILLRKVTDFIKSYIDAQIEIVGEPKRVIIWDHIPGMLSRELFDEFIHPYMKEVFTHVEKATLRIYHNENNYPHLLDLMRDIPANVCHIGPKHDLVESKRVLKKCVMGNVHPIQELLLGTNEEIEAKCKTIIETAGRGGGLWLSTGGGMAPETPVEKMQVLIDCTKKYLPPSL; this is translated from the coding sequence ATGTTAAATTACCATGAGATTTTAGCAACAGCAATGTTCAGACCCATAAATCCCCATGTTCCCGTTGTATTATGGGCTATAGGGCAGACTTATGCCCCCTTTGCTAAAATACCGGATAATGAGTACTATGCCGATCCGGCGAAAATGCTGGAAGCCCAGGTGAAGTTTTACGAACGTTTCCCTGATGTATTAACCATTCCCGGAATTTGGCCGGATCTTGGTCTGATGGCGGAACTGGGGGCTTTAGGAGCAGAGTTAGAGTTTCCGGATGATGCCCCTCCTCAGTCCAGGGGTGGGGCCTTTGAAGATATCAGGGAAGTAGAAAATTGGGAAGTCCCCGATCCTAAAAAGGCGGATTATACCTCTCAGACGCTAGATTACCTTAAGTATTTCTGTAAGCATTTACCGGAAGAACCCAGGAAGAAGTGGGGATTCTTAGATGGGCACATTTTCTGCGGTGGACCTGGTGAGATCTCAGGGTTATTACTCGGGTATGATAAATTTTCTTATGCAATGTATGATTATCCGCAGCTCGTGCATATTCTGCTGCGTAAGGTAACTGATTTTATTAAAAGCTATATTGATGCCCAAATAGAAATAGTTGGGGAACCTAAAAGGGTAATCATATGGGATCATATTCCCGGTATGTTGTCAAGAGAGCTTTTTGATGAATTTATCCATCCTTATATGAAAGAGGTGTTTACCCATGTAGAAAAGGCGACCCTGAGGATATACCATAACGAGAATAATTACCCCCATCTCCTTGATTTAATGCGGGATATCCCGGCCAACGTCTGCCATATCGGCCCCAAACACGATCTGGTCGAGAGCAAAAGGGTTTTAAAAAAATGTGTAATGGGAAACGTTCATCCTATCCAGGAATTATTGCTGGGTACAAATGAGGAAATTGAAGCAAAGTGTAAAACCATAATTGAAACTGCAGGAAGAGGTGGCGGTTTATGGCTTTCAACCGGAGGCGGTATGGCCCCGGAAACACCGGTGGAGAAAATGCAGGTCCTCATTGACTGTACTAAAAAATATCTGCCACCTTCGCTGTAA
- a CDS encoding MFS transporter: protein MNKENSNSSLITWWRYRYLIASILFFAYSIQYLDRIKTTALIPLIMDSIHLSHADVGNGIFLMLIFYGPSQFISGIICDKYGAKKVLIFSLIGWSLLTFWMAFLQSRDEWYIRNALFGIFIGTEFIPSARLLSRWFPSRQRARAQSSLSWAWILTPAWATIVATQLASFFGSWRPVFIVVAIIGLVPLALIIWLIKDRPEQVKHLSLAEIKESYEDEISSGVISSDEINRREVSTQTIKKAQIPLRNILTYRGFWAIAFVNIASQMMYWGVVSWSPTYLKDVFKFSITGMGFWASIYFAAGVLGAYLSSIISDKVMKSKRKPMIVISFLGTLPFIVILSQLHSGVSHAVILLVLSCAGFFANMAWGPFLSWPADVFSPEVYGTAMGFVNMLAYIGGAFAPLIMSRLIRVGQVGPDYTYAWIFIACAAFVGFIASCLVKDKKYSQAN from the coding sequence ATGAATAAGGAAAACAGTAACAGTAGCCTGATTACATGGTGGCGTTACCGGTACCTTATTGCGAGCATTCTATTTTTTGCATATAGCATCCAGTACCTGGATCGGATTAAAACAACAGCCCTTATTCCCCTGATTATGGATAGTATTCATCTTAGTCACGCCGATGTAGGTAACGGTATTTTCTTAATGCTAATTTTTTATGGACCGTCACAATTCATTTCAGGGATTATATGCGACAAATACGGCGCTAAGAAAGTACTTATCTTTTCATTGATTGGCTGGAGCCTTCTAACTTTTTGGATGGCATTCTTACAATCCAGGGACGAGTGGTACATCCGGAACGCCCTTTTTGGAATTTTTATTGGAACTGAATTTATACCTAGTGCCCGCCTTCTTTCACGGTGGTTCCCATCACGGCAGCGAGCACGGGCTCAAAGCAGTCTTTCCTGGGCTTGGATCCTTACACCGGCATGGGCTACTATTGTAGCAACACAGCTTGCTTCATTTTTTGGCAGCTGGCGTCCCGTATTTATAGTGGTTGCAATTATTGGCTTAGTTCCCTTGGCATTAATAATCTGGCTAATTAAAGACCGTCCAGAACAGGTTAAACATCTTTCATTAGCAGAAATAAAGGAAAGTTACGAGGATGAGATTTCCTCGGGCGTAATCTCCAGTGATGAAATTAATAGGAGAGAAGTATCTACCCAAACTATCAAAAAGGCACAGATCCCCCTCCGTAATATACTTACTTATCGTGGCTTTTGGGCGATAGCTTTTGTTAATATTGCCTCCCAGATGATGTACTGGGGAGTTGTATCTTGGTCGCCAACCTATCTTAAAGACGTATTTAAGTTTAGTATAACAGGGATGGGTTTCTGGGCTTCTATTTATTTTGCTGCGGGTGTATTGGGTGCCTATTTGAGTTCTATTATCAGTGATAAAGTGATGAAATCAAAAAGAAAACCCATGATTGTTATTTCCTTTTTAGGCACCCTTCCTTTTATTGTCATATTATCGCAGTTGCATTCAGGAGTCAGTCATGCTGTCATTTTGCTTGTGCTCTCTTGTGCGGGATTCTTTGCTAATATGGCCTGGGGCCCCTTCCTTTCCTGGCCGGCGGACGTTTTTTCTCCTGAGGTTTACGGTACTGCCATGGGCTTCGTAAACATGCTGGCATATATCGGAGGAGCATTTGCACCCTTAATTATGAGCCGCCTAATCCGTGTAGGCCAGGTTGGCCCCGACTATACCTATGCTTGGATTTTTATCGCTTGTGCTGCTTTCGTCGGATTCATTGCTTCCTGCCTTGTAAAGGATAAAAAATATAGTCAGGCTAATTAG
- a CDS encoding MtaA/CmuA family methyltransferase has product MLKQREWMTPKRRFLSALFGGRVDRTPVANPTSLVTVELMERTGAYFPDAHLDAEKMARLAATSYEVLGFDTIMPVFSAHTESAALGVPVDWGDKMSWPVNTSHPITDPEQIVIPDSFLEEPSMRTVLDAIKILRSQYGDRVAIIGKTYGPWSLAYHLVGTENFLMETILNPDKARRYLEVLLEASLLSAKAQIKAGADAILWGDHATGDLVSAEYYRDFLMKVHQYVTREVGAPIILHICGNTTKFIPYIVEAGFDAFHFDSKVDAKLAKELAGNKMSLIGNINNPVTLLAGTPEDVKKETLYAIEAGVEIVGPECAIPLTTPLENILAITETAKEYQIHKKLGGETQ; this is encoded by the coding sequence ATGTTAAAGCAACGAGAATGGATGACACCGAAAAGGCGCTTCCTATCTGCGCTTTTCGGTGGAAGAGTTGATCGTACACCGGTAGCGAATCCCACATCTTTGGTGACAGTAGAATTAATGGAGCGAACCGGTGCTTATTTTCCAGATGCCCATTTAGATGCGGAAAAAATGGCTAGATTGGCGGCTACAAGTTACGAGGTATTAGGATTTGATACTATTATGCCAGTGTTTAGTGCCCATACAGAATCAGCCGCCTTAGGAGTACCTGTCGATTGGGGAGATAAGATGAGTTGGCCTGTAAATACTTCTCACCCAATTACTGATCCGGAGCAGATAGTTATACCAGATAGCTTTCTAGAGGAGCCATCAATGCGTACTGTTTTGGATGCCATAAAGATTCTAAGGAGTCAGTATGGAGATAGGGTGGCAATTATCGGCAAGACATATGGCCCATGGTCTCTAGCCTATCATCTGGTAGGAACGGAAAATTTTTTAATGGAAACAATTCTAAATCCGGACAAGGCAAGAAGATACCTCGAAGTATTATTGGAAGCCTCTTTGCTTTCCGCCAAGGCACAAATTAAGGCTGGTGCAGATGCTATTTTATGGGGGGACCACGCTACTGGTGATCTGGTAAGCGCAGAATATTATCGGGATTTTCTTATGAAAGTTCATCAGTATGTGACTAGGGAAGTCGGAGCTCCTATTATCCTGCATATTTGTGGGAATACTACCAAATTCATTCCTTATATTGTAGAAGCCGGATTTGATGCTTTTCATTTTGATTCTAAAGTCGATGCCAAACTAGCTAAAGAATTGGCTGGAAATAAGATGTCTTTAATTGGAAACATCAATAATCCTGTAACATTGCTCGCCGGCACACCTGAAGATGTTAAAAAAGAGACTCTATACGCAATTGAGGCTGGCGTGGAAATAGTCGGCCCAGAATGTGCTATTCCTTTGACAACGCCCCTTGAAAACATTTTAGCTATTACTGAAACCGCAAAAGAATATCAAATTCATAAAAAACTAGGAGGGGAGACACAATGA
- a CDS encoding CpsD/CapB family tyrosine-protein kinase: protein MYDIIDGPVEADWGALVAHAFTRVPATYAQAARWLIMTGLTGEEQVKEKVVIEQRPVGVMTIAVAGAEPGLGCSHTALAISAFLARQGHDVALVEDSQNPVMQDYLKIIKADAGRVNKAGRIYLG, encoded by the coding sequence GTGTATGATATAATAGACGGCCCGGTTGAGGCCGACTGGGGTGCTCTAGTCGCCCACGCCTTTACCCGCGTCCCGGCTACTTACGCCCAGGCCGCCAGGTGGCTTATCATGACTGGTTTAACCGGCGAAGAACAAGTAAAGGAAAAAGTAGTCATAGAGCAGCGCCCGGTTGGGGTGATGACTATTGCCGTGGCCGGGGCCGAGCCGGGTTTGGGCTGCAGCCATACCGCCCTGGCCATAAGCGCTTTTTTAGCCAGGCAGGGTCATGATGTGGCCCTGGTGGAAGACAGCCAGAACCCGGTAATGCAGGATTACCTTAAAATTATCAAGGCGGATGCCGGCCGGGTAAACAAGGCCGGGCGTATCTATCTAGGTTAA
- a CDS encoding PadR family transcriptional regulator, protein MMKKDNAMIQIKKGALEFCVLAVIAWEERYGYEIVKVLNEHGLTTPEGTIYPLLARLKKEGLVTATWRETAQGNPRKYYRVTDKGKTALDEFKRSWSEFTETVNSILKGGPA, encoded by the coding sequence ATGATGAAAAAAGACAATGCCATGATTCAAATCAAAAAAGGAGCGCTGGAATTCTGCGTGCTGGCGGTCATCGCCTGGGAAGAAAGGTACGGCTACGAGATTGTCAAGGTCCTAAACGAGCATGGCCTGACAACCCCTGAAGGTACCATTTATCCCCTGCTGGCCAGGTTGAAAAAGGAGGGTCTGGTTACGGCCACCTGGCGCGAGACTGCTCAGGGAAACCCACGCAAATACTATCGGGTTACCGATAAGGGTAAAACCGCTCTGGACGAATTCAAGCGCAGCTGGTCGGAATTCACGGAAACCGTTAACAGCATTCTAAAGGGAGGCCCGGCTTGA
- a CDS encoding HAAS signaling domain-containing protein: MEPKLRKILNRYLGEIEARLEGISCAARKEFITEIRSHLVEKWESSGEKTEESLLQVINDFGDPREIAEDYLTKVGGEARVRRTYPSTWLVLTLTALIWPVGIILAWVSPAWKFRDKIIATLIPIVIFLLLLTSSLPAVREVHKLTTQVQLQPIETEVQR, translated from the coding sequence ATGGAACCTAAACTTAGGAAAATATTAAACAGGTACCTGGGAGAGATTGAAGCCAGGCTGGAGGGAATATCCTGCGCGGCCAGGAAGGAATTCATCACCGAAATCCGTTCCCACTTGGTTGAAAAGTGGGAAAGCAGCGGAGAAAAAACCGAAGAAAGCCTGCTCCAGGTAATCAATGATTTTGGCGATCCCCGGGAAATCGCGGAAGACTATCTTACCAAGGTTGGCGGTGAGGCAAGGGTGAGAAGAACATATCCTTCCACCTGGCTGGTCCTAACGCTGACTGCCCTTATCTGGCCCGTTGGTATCATACTTGCCTGGGTTTCACCAGCCTGGAAGTTCAGGGATAAGATTATAGCCACTCTCATACCAATAGTAATATTTCTACTTCTCCTGACATCCTCGCTCCCGGCAGTAAGAGAAGTCCATAAACTGACTACACAGGTACAGCTTCAGCCTATTGAAACGGAGGTGCAAAGATAA
- a CDS encoding CdaR family transcriptional regulator: MSQLMLSANLAQKIVKKIMGTLGKNINIMDAQGRIIASGNPRRVGEKHRAAFEASSKGEPIIVRENDMNMFGVKYQGVNMPIRFKGTVVGVIGVTGNPDEILSYVELVRDFAEMMIEEAVLREQFYLETQALESFIQKLVAGETKLSEEEIIDKAELFGIDYHISRSVCLFLTYPLNDGNNMVEQNEHKFLSILQASFKMADGEILVRGGAGKFILLKKGVKDIPTFLAQLNTLCDKLTIESKLAVSVGIGSFGPNLAHVIKSYEEALKAVTIGRQFYPQLKVFNYDDLKVERVIWEVPPAKRKNFIDEILGALIEEDTFHHRQLYSTMEAFFKNDLDIERTAKALHVHRNTIIYRLKKIKECTGYDPRGSFRELLHLGMAYLFYKCDGK; this comes from the coding sequence ATGAGCCAGCTAATGCTTTCTGCCAATTTGGCCCAAAAGATAGTAAAGAAGATTATGGGGACTCTGGGGAAAAACATTAATATTATGGACGCCCAGGGAAGAATCATTGCCAGCGGTAACCCCCGAAGGGTAGGAGAAAAACACAGGGCTGCCTTCGAAGCTTCAAGTAAAGGTGAACCCATCATAGTCAGGGAAAATGATATGAATATGTTTGGTGTGAAATATCAAGGTGTGAATATGCCTATAAGATTTAAAGGAACCGTTGTGGGAGTAATAGGCGTAACCGGTAACCCGGATGAAATTCTGTCTTACGTCGAACTTGTCCGGGATTTTGCCGAGATGATGATTGAAGAAGCCGTTCTAAGGGAGCAATTTTATTTAGAGACACAAGCCCTGGAGAGTTTTATTCAGAAACTCGTAGCCGGTGAGACAAAGCTTTCCGAAGAAGAGATTATAGATAAAGCCGAATTGTTCGGCATTGATTATCACATATCCCGGAGCGTTTGCCTGTTCCTTACGTACCCCCTTAATGATGGTAATAACATGGTAGAACAAAATGAACATAAATTTTTATCAATATTGCAGGCGAGTTTTAAAATGGCTGATGGGGAGATATTAGTCCGCGGGGGAGCGGGAAAGTTTATTCTTCTGAAAAAGGGGGTTAAAGATATACCCACCTTTCTTGCCCAATTAAATACGCTATGTGATAAATTAACCATTGAGAGTAAGCTCGCAGTTTCCGTGGGTATAGGTAGTTTCGGTCCTAACCTGGCTCATGTTATAAAATCCTATGAGGAAGCCCTTAAGGCTGTTACCATTGGCAGGCAATTTTATCCCCAGCTAAAGGTATTTAATTATGACGATCTTAAAGTTGAACGTGTCATCTGGGAGGTACCACCTGCCAAAAGGAAAAACTTTATAGATGAAATCCTGGGTGCTTTAATTGAAGAGGATACTTTTCACCATAGGCAATTATATTCAACCATGGAGGCCTTTTTTAAAAACGATCTAGATATCGAGCGTACGGCTAAGGCATTACATGTACATCGCAATACCATAATATACCGCTTGAAAAAAATTAAGGAGTGTACCGGTTACGACCCCAGGGGAAGCTTCAGGGAATTGTTACACCTGGGTATGGCCTATCTATTTTATAAATGTGACGGCAAGTAG
- the mntA gene encoding type VII toxin-antitoxin system MntA family adenylyltransferase antitoxin gives MQDTTISLEERLLEALITREEIKFAYLFGSHARGTPNKLSDLDVAVFLDEFRLPPVGPYGYKSELLVTMRQKLREPLDFVILNEAPLLLRFRVLRDGKLLFCRDTRGRITFHEKTLRDYLDFRPMQKIQVQYLHKRLAEGRFGGAGDG, from the coding sequence ATGCAAGATACTACCATCTCTCTGGAAGAACGCTTGCTGGAGGCCCTTATAACGAGAGAAGAAATTAAATTTGCTTATCTCTTTGGTTCCCACGCCCGGGGAACGCCGAATAAACTGAGCGATCTGGACGTAGCCGTTTTTCTGGATGAATTCCGTTTACCGCCGGTTGGTCCCTATGGCTATAAAAGCGAGCTGCTTGTTACCATGAGGCAGAAGTTACGGGAACCGCTGGATTTTGTTATCCTTAACGAAGCTCCTTTGCTCCTGCGTTTTCGCGTCCTGCGGGATGGAAAACTTCTATTCTGCCGCGATACGCGAGGGCGGATAACTTTCCACGAAAAAACCTTGCGCGATTACCTTGATTTCCGTCCCATGCAAAAAATTCAGGTGCAGTACCTGCACAAGAGATTGGCCGAAGGACGCTTTGGAGGTGCCGGGGATGGTTGA
- a CDS encoding DUF86 domain-containing protein codes for MAGFRNILVHEYGKIDLKKVADIMNNHLNDFRQYARYIVQYLGWSF; via the coding sequence ATGGCAGGCTTTAGAAATATACTGGTCCATGAATATGGCAAAATAGATCTGAAAAAAGTGGCCGATATAATGAACAACCACCTTAATGATTTTCGTCAGTATGCCCGCTACATCGTTCAGTACCTTGGTTGGAGCTTTTAG